The following are encoded together in the uncultured Sphaerochaeta sp. genome:
- a CDS encoding LL-diaminopimelate aminotransferase: protein MATINTNFQKLASGYLFPEIARRTKVWQDSNPGVEVLRLGIGNTTEALPPAVCDAMKEKITKLSDRATYSGYGDEQGDTALREALVRYYGRYGVELKSTEFFVSDGAKSDAANIQDLFSSGNVVAIQDPAYPVYVDSNVVGGRTGLFNKEKGLYDGFVYLSSTEENGFIPSPPQQKVDLIYLCSPNNPTGAVATHAQLKAFVDYAIEHKSIIIFDSAYSEYVTEEGYPRSIYEVEGAKRCAIEINSFSKFSGFTGVRLGWTIVPEELECEDAPSGLLNSMWNRRQCTFFNGASNIAQSGGLAALEGDGYDQSRALVEYYLENARIIREGLEKVGLSVYGGVNSPYIWAKTPNGMDSWEFFDILLDKCHVVVTPGGGFGPSGAAFVRVSSYGHRENVIKAMAQIEENLQV from the coding sequence ATGGCGACAATCAATACGAACTTCCAAAAGCTGGCGAGCGGATATCTCTTCCCTGAGATAGCCCGCAGGACCAAGGTATGGCAGGACTCGAATCCGGGTGTGGAGGTTCTCCGCCTTGGCATCGGGAACACAACCGAAGCCCTTCCTCCTGCGGTCTGCGATGCAATGAAAGAGAAAATTACGAAACTTTCTGATCGTGCCACCTATTCAGGATATGGGGATGAGCAAGGTGATACAGCTCTTCGGGAAGCCTTGGTCCGTTACTATGGACGCTATGGTGTGGAACTCAAGAGCACGGAGTTTTTTGTAAGCGACGGAGCCAAGAGTGATGCTGCAAATATCCAGGATCTCTTTTCATCCGGCAATGTTGTTGCTATTCAGGACCCAGCCTATCCAGTATATGTTGACAGTAATGTAGTCGGGGGAAGGACCGGCCTATTCAACAAGGAAAAGGGTCTCTACGATGGATTTGTCTATCTCTCTAGCACAGAAGAGAATGGGTTCATACCCAGCCCTCCCCAGCAGAAAGTCGATCTCATCTATCTCTGCAGCCCGAACAATCCTACCGGTGCAGTAGCCACCCATGCACAGCTCAAGGCGTTTGTGGACTATGCGATCGAGCATAAGAGCATCATCATCTTCGACAGTGCCTATAGTGAGTATGTTACCGAGGAAGGCTACCCCAGAAGCATCTATGAGGTGGAAGGGGCAAAGCGTTGTGCCATTGAGATCAACAGTTTCTCCAAGTTCTCTGGTTTTACCGGTGTTCGTTTGGGGTGGACGATTGTTCCCGAGGAATTGGAGTGTGAGGATGCTCCCTCCGGCCTCTTGAATTCCATGTGGAACCGCAGGCAGTGTACATTCTTCAATGGTGCTAGTAATATAGCTCAAAGTGGTGGGCTTGCGGCCTTGGAGGGTGATGGATACGACCAGAGCCGCGCCTTGGTAGAGTACTACCTCGAGAACGCCAGAATCATACGGGAAGGACTGGAGAAAGTAGGCCTGAGCGTGTATGGTGGTGTAAATAGCCCGTACATCTGGGCAAAAACCCCGAATGGAATGGATAGCTGGGAGTTCTTCGATATCCTGCTCGACAAATGCCATGTAGTGGTAACTCCAGGTGGGGGATTCGGGCCATCAGGTGCAGCATTCGTCCGTGTTTCCTCCTATGGACACCGTGAGAATGTGATCAAAGCCATGGCCCAGATAGAGGAGAACTTACAGGTATGA
- a CDS encoding DNA topoisomerase 3 produces MKQLVLAEKPSVGRELGRVLHCWKSEKGYREGDDYIVTWALGHLVELAQPAAYSDRYKRWSLRDLPMLPPVLKQEVIEQSKEQFSVVKQLIQRKDVDSVIIATDAGREGELVARWIMKLADYQGKAKRLWISSQTEGAIKEGFGNLKDATLYDDLYAAAESRAAADWYIGMNVTRALTCHYDAKLSAGRVQTPTLALMTQKEDEIEAFSGQFYWTLKADFTDFTASYYPTEDSIRINDEKSAKQREAELAGKKGQVASLETVERTEQPPLAYDLTELQRDANNLLDFSAKETLDTLQSLYEQHKIVTYPRTDSRYITSDIVSTLEKRLQALDATPFGSLASVYRLQGYRVDQERFVQDLKVSDHHAIIPTEQRVDLGRLNARERALWELIVLRFLEVLSPDYTYRTTTVIADVEGSRFKTRLTLPVAQGWRDVARVIGKRSTQPSITDEEEASPFLLSLKEGDPLTISSVKLRRLSTVSPARYTEATLLSAMEHAGRFVEDAKLKKQLGGGLGTPATRADIIEKLIQNHYVERQGKELVPTPKGRELVRLAPEELRSPELTGLWEQRLGAIADGKEDSRRFLEDIKTHAVKLVDEVIKSSEVFSPQFPNAKQCPFCKGPMMKVVDDIGQNHFLCQRLSCSYEEMEIKKRVMVPGKEKPAKMVVKAKSVSTPADGTKKRVVLKKSVTKKPAMQSFSLPDDDKGPKFTWETVIEVVRPSKLAFRGPRREEHQDRGGWKPPVQNKHIVEDVPSGGGSFADFLKASEERKKRDKKRK; encoded by the coding sequence TTGAAACAATTGGTATTAGCTGAAAAGCCGAGCGTCGGAAGGGAACTCGGACGTGTCTTGCACTGTTGGAAATCGGAGAAAGGCTACCGCGAAGGGGATGACTATATCGTAACCTGGGCACTTGGACACCTGGTGGAGCTTGCCCAACCTGCTGCCTATAGTGACCGCTATAAAAGATGGTCGCTGAGGGATCTTCCGATGTTGCCACCAGTCTTGAAACAGGAAGTGATCGAACAGAGCAAGGAACAGTTTTCCGTGGTCAAACAGCTCATCCAGCGCAAGGATGTTGATTCCGTAATCATCGCCACTGATGCAGGAAGGGAAGGCGAGTTGGTTGCCCGTTGGATCATGAAGCTTGCAGACTACCAAGGAAAAGCCAAGCGGCTGTGGATCAGCAGCCAGACCGAAGGTGCCATCAAGGAAGGATTCGGCAACCTCAAGGATGCAACACTCTATGACGACTTGTATGCAGCCGCAGAAAGTCGTGCTGCTGCTGACTGGTATATAGGGATGAATGTCACCAGGGCCTTGACGTGTCACTACGATGCAAAGCTCTCGGCTGGGCGGGTACAAACCCCAACCCTTGCCCTGATGACCCAGAAAGAGGATGAGATAGAAGCGTTCAGTGGTCAGTTCTACTGGACACTCAAGGCCGACTTCACTGATTTTACTGCCTCCTATTACCCCACAGAGGACTCAATCAGGATCAATGATGAGAAGAGTGCCAAGCAGAGGGAGGCGGAGCTTGCTGGGAAAAAAGGGCAGGTTGCCTCCTTGGAGACGGTTGAGCGCACTGAGCAACCACCGCTTGCCTATGACCTGACTGAACTGCAACGGGATGCAAACAATCTCCTCGATTTCAGTGCGAAGGAGACACTCGACACCCTGCAGTCCCTCTATGAACAGCACAAGATTGTGACCTATCCAAGAACGGACAGCCGCTACATAACCAGTGATATCGTATCCACACTGGAAAAGCGCCTACAGGCCCTTGATGCAACCCCGTTTGGCAGTCTTGCCAGCGTATACCGGTTACAGGGGTATCGTGTCGACCAAGAGCGGTTTGTCCAGGATCTGAAGGTGAGTGACCACCATGCCATTATCCCAACCGAGCAACGCGTTGATCTGGGCAGACTGAACGCCAGGGAGCGCGCTCTCTGGGAGTTGATTGTTCTTCGCTTCCTTGAAGTGCTCAGCCCCGATTACACCTATCGGACCACCACTGTGATTGCTGATGTGGAAGGTTCACGTTTCAAGACCCGTCTTACCCTTCCTGTTGCGCAGGGGTGGAGAGATGTTGCCCGTGTGATCGGCAAACGCAGTACCCAGCCTTCGATTACTGATGAGGAAGAGGCCAGTCCCTTCTTGCTCTCCCTGAAGGAGGGTGACCCACTGACCATCTCCAGTGTGAAGCTGAGAAGGCTTTCCACTGTGTCCCCTGCTCGGTATACGGAGGCAACACTGCTCTCTGCCATGGAGCATGCAGGACGATTCGTTGAGGATGCAAAACTCAAGAAACAGCTGGGAGGAGGGCTCGGAACTCCAGCAACCCGTGCAGACATCATCGAGAAATTGATCCAGAACCACTATGTGGAACGTCAGGGAAAGGAACTTGTGCCCACTCCCAAGGGAAGGGAGTTGGTACGTCTTGCCCCTGAAGAGCTTCGCTCCCCTGAGCTGACCGGGCTCTGGGAACAACGCCTAGGTGCAATCGCTGATGGCAAGGAGGATAGCCGTCGTTTCCTCGAGGATATCAAAACCCACGCAGTGAAACTCGTTGATGAGGTCATCAAGAGTAGTGAGGTGTTCTCACCACAGTTTCCCAATGCCAAACAGTGCCCTTTCTGCAAGGGGCCTATGATGAAGGTGGTTGATGATATCGGCCAGAATCACTTTCTCTGTCAGCGGCTCTCCTGTTCCTATGAGGAGATGGAGATCAAGAAACGGGTCATGGTTCCTGGAAAGGAGAAGCCAGCGAAAATGGTTGTCAAGGCAAAGAGTGTAAGCACTCCAGCTGATGGAACCAAGAAACGTGTTGTATTGAAGAAATCCGTAACAAAGAAACCGGCAATGCAATCATTCTCCCTGCCTGATGATGACAAGGGGCCCAAGTTCACGTGGGAGACTGTCATCGAGGTCGTTCGGCCCAGCAAGTTGGCTTTTCGTGGCCCACGTAGGGAGGAGCATCAGGACAGGGGAGGGTGGAAACCTCCTGTGCAGAATAAACATATAGTAGAGGATGTGCCCTCCGGTGGTGGGAGCTTTGCCGATTTCCTGAAGGCCAGTGAGGAACGAAAAAAACGCGATAAGAAAAGAAAATAG
- the lysA gene encoding diaminopimelate decarboxylase, protein MSEKTLPMGHGDLLELAYQLPTPFYLYDEKAIVDNARRFNQLFSWAPGFRNYFAVKACPNPTILKLLAKEGFGADCSSLPELLLSKASGLSAERIMFTSNDTPEEEFLAAYELGSIINLDDITHIETLEKAIGKVPETICFRYNPGKNRTGNAIIGNPVEAKYGLTDEQIVESYRIMQEKGVKHFGLHTMVASNELDGSYIVETARMLFDLAVKIKKETGIIIEFIDMGGGIGIPYRPDQDAMDLQMVSDGMKALYDEIIVPAGLDPLQIVFECGRVITGPYGYLVSKVLHVTKKYKDYVGLDASMADLMRPALYGAYHHITVVGKDKKNHDHLYDVTGSLCENNDKFAIDRSLPKVEPGDVLVLHDAGAHGHSMGFNYNAKLRSAEYLLRRDGSVKMIRRAQTYDDYVSTLRFDGASVEV, encoded by the coding sequence ATGAGTGAAAAAACACTTCCCATGGGGCATGGCGATTTGCTGGAACTCGCATATCAGCTTCCCACTCCATTCTATTTGTACGATGAGAAAGCAATCGTTGATAATGCCAGACGATTCAACCAGCTCTTTTCATGGGCTCCAGGATTCCGTAACTACTTCGCGGTAAAGGCCTGTCCCAATCCGACCATCCTCAAGCTTCTCGCCAAGGAAGGGTTTGGGGCTGACTGTTCCTCCCTTCCTGAGCTGTTGCTCAGCAAGGCAAGTGGACTCAGCGCTGAGAGGATCATGTTCACCAGCAATGATACCCCTGAAGAGGAGTTCCTCGCTGCCTATGAGCTTGGATCCATTATCAATCTTGATGACATCACCCATATTGAGACACTTGAGAAAGCTATTGGAAAGGTGCCTGAGACCATCTGTTTCCGTTACAACCCGGGAAAGAACCGAACTGGAAATGCAATCATCGGCAACCCGGTGGAAGCAAAGTACGGCCTGACGGATGAGCAGATAGTGGAGAGCTACCGAATCATGCAAGAGAAGGGTGTAAAGCATTTTGGCTTGCATACCATGGTTGCATCAAACGAACTTGATGGCTCCTATATTGTTGAGACGGCAAGGATGCTTTTTGACCTGGCGGTAAAAATCAAGAAAGAAACAGGAATTATCATTGAATTCATCGATATGGGTGGAGGCATCGGTATTCCTTACCGTCCTGATCAGGATGCAATGGATTTGCAGATGGTCAGTGATGGAATGAAGGCTCTCTACGATGAGATCATCGTACCTGCTGGTCTTGATCCTTTGCAGATTGTCTTTGAGTGTGGAAGGGTGATTACGGGTCCGTATGGATACCTGGTGAGCAAGGTCTTGCATGTCACCAAGAAATACAAGGACTATGTCGGACTTGATGCCTCCATGGCTGACTTGATGAGGCCGGCACTCTATGGTGCATACCACCACATCACCGTTGTTGGCAAGGATAAAAAGAACCATGACCATCTCTACGATGTAACAGGTAGTCTCTGCGAGAACAACGACAAGTTTGCCATCGACAGATCATTGCCCAAGGTTGAGCCTGGGGATGTCCTGGTACTGCATGATGCAGGAGCACATGGCCACAGCATGGGATTCAACTACAATGCCAAGCTCCGCAGCGCTGAGTACCTACTCAGGAGAGATGGATCGGTGAAGATGATCAGACGCGCACAAACCTATGATGACTATGTGTCGACCCTTCGCTTCGATGGTGCTTCTGTGGAGGTCTGA
- a CDS encoding 4Fe-4S binding protein encodes MAFDIASFFGLKPAGPKEPKVLTVLTHRCPQNHRCPAVGVCPSGALSQKGFAVPKVDKRKCTDCGKCTRYCFPGALKMKRKEGA; translated from the coding sequence ATGGCATTTGACATCGCATCTTTTTTTGGTTTGAAACCAGCAGGGCCTAAAGAGCCAAAAGTATTGACCGTACTCACCCACCGTTGCCCACAGAACCACCGCTGCCCAGCAGTAGGAGTCTGCCCTTCCGGTGCCTTGAGCCAGAAAGGGTTTGCTGTACCCAAAGTAGACAAAAGGAAATGTACTGATTGCGGTAAATGCACTCGTTACTGCTTTCCCGGAGCCCTTAAAATGAAACGGAAGGAGGGTGCATGA
- the dapB gene encoding 4-hydroxy-tetrahydrodipicolinate reductase — MRVGIVGFGKMGKLIRSEALKRGHTIAAVIDPICQESEVTANQVSSEHLSECEVVIDFTHPSVVVDHIILYAKLGIPAVIGTTGWYDRIHELQEITAQAGGAIIYSGNYSLGVALFMQVVKEASRLFAKSGLYDPFLTEIHHAQKADSPSGTAEMLGSLVLKNYPSKRSVEKETLHHKREDESIHLASVRGGWVPGTHTVYFDSPQDTIELTHRARSREGFAVGAVQAAAWIASGRKGFFSLDDMLEDVYLSVEKTQ; from the coding sequence ATGCGCGTAGGTATTGTTGGATTTGGGAAGATGGGGAAACTCATCCGCTCTGAAGCCTTGAAGCGGGGGCATACGATTGCCGCTGTTATTGACCCAATCTGTCAGGAGAGCGAAGTCACGGCAAATCAGGTCAGTAGCGAGCACTTGAGCGAGTGCGAAGTAGTCATCGATTTCACCCACCCCTCAGTGGTTGTGGATCATATCATCCTCTATGCAAAGCTCGGCATTCCTGCTGTCATCGGGACAACAGGCTGGTATGACAGGATACATGAATTGCAGGAGATCACAGCACAGGCTGGTGGTGCCATCATCTATAGCGGAAACTACTCACTGGGAGTTGCTCTCTTCATGCAGGTGGTGAAGGAAGCCTCCAGACTTTTCGCTAAAAGCGGTCTCTATGATCCATTCCTGACGGAAATCCATCATGCACAGAAGGCAGACAGCCCCTCCGGTACTGCAGAGATGCTGGGCTCTTTGGTGTTGAAAAACTATCCCAGCAAACGTTCAGTGGAGAAGGAGACCCTGCACCATAAGAGGGAGGACGAATCCATTCATCTTGCTTCTGTCAGGGGTGGCTGGGTCCCTGGCACCCATACGGTATATTTTGACAGCCCGCAAGATACCATCGAATTGACACATAGAGCCCGCTCACGGGAAGGTTTTGCCGTAGGCGCTGTACAGGCAGCTGCCTGGATCGCATCAGGTCGCAAGGGATTCTTTAGCCTTGATGACATGCTCGAAGATGTATATCTATCAGTGGAGAAGACACAATGA
- a CDS encoding 4Fe-4S binding protein, whose protein sequence is MAYKITDACIACGTCLPECPTGAISEGDIYVIDADACIDCGTCADVCPTAAIIQE, encoded by the coding sequence ATGGCTTACAAAATCACAGATGCATGTATTGCATGTGGAACGTGTCTGCCGGAATGTCCTACCGGTGCGATTTCTGAAGGCGATATCTATGTAATTGATGCAGATGCATGCATCGATTGCGGTACTTGCGCTGATGTATGTCCTACCGCTGCTATCATTCAGGAGTAA
- a CDS encoding 4Fe-4S binding protein — translation MTKHSKGLFPGLFIITLAYFSLGFISILFANLAILCMALPFILLARVKKKVWCQRYCPRASYLNQIGKKHNWGTNPQFITSGKARYAMLWYFGLNLMFIAGSTIQIAMENMEAMPYIRLFIAIPLFPLPQLLQVSVPPFLLHLSYRFYSMMLSTTILASILALIYRPRLWCAICPIGTLQDKTLSRMKE, via the coding sequence ATGACCAAGCATTCAAAAGGATTGTTCCCAGGCCTTTTCATCATAACCCTTGCCTATTTTTCACTAGGTTTTATTTCCATACTCTTTGCCAACCTTGCAATTCTCTGCATGGCGCTTCCCTTCATCCTGCTTGCTCGGGTTAAGAAAAAGGTATGGTGCCAGCGCTACTGCCCACGGGCAAGCTATCTCAACCAGATAGGGAAAAAGCATAATTGGGGTACAAATCCTCAATTCATCACCAGTGGAAAAGCAAGATACGCTATGCTCTGGTACTTTGGACTGAATCTGATGTTCATAGCTGGCTCTACAATCCAGATAGCTATGGAGAATATGGAGGCAATGCCGTACATACGTCTCTTCATTGCTATCCCGCTATTTCCCCTGCCACAGTTGCTGCAAGTAAGTGTACCACCGTTTCTCTTGCATCTCTCCTACCGATTCTATTCGATGATGCTCAGCACCACGATTCTTGCCAGCATCCTAGCCCTCATCTATCGTCCTCGCCTGTGGTGTGCCATCTGTCCGATTGGGACGCTCCAGGATAAAACCTTGTCCAGGATGAAGGAGTAG
- the dapA gene encoding 4-hydroxy-tetrahydrodipicolinate synthase has protein sequence MREINFKGVHTALITPFTKKDNLDEERLEELIEAQITSGVNGLVPCGTTGESPTLSHDEHDQMIAMTVKFANGRVPVIAGTGSNATSEAVRLSRHAQQVGADAVLLVNPYYNKPTQKGLYYHFKAIADSVDIPCILYNIKGRTGVNIETETVKALSDACSNIVGVKEASGSLEQMRSVIDATHGKFHVLSGDDNLSIPLVESGGDGVVSVASNIAPGYISKMIHMALEGKWEQAREMEANLSGFFKACFLETNPIPIKTAMARYGWCEESFRLPICTFEREENRNALYEELDKLEALGAIIRR, from the coding sequence ATGAGAGAGATTAATTTCAAAGGGGTACATACTGCCCTGATCACCCCATTCACCAAGAAGGACAATCTGGACGAAGAACGTCTGGAAGAACTCATCGAAGCACAGATCACCAGTGGCGTGAATGGTCTCGTTCCCTGTGGAACAACCGGGGAAAGCCCAACGCTCAGTCACGATGAACATGACCAGATGATCGCAATGACCGTCAAGTTTGCCAATGGCAGGGTTCCTGTCATTGCCGGTACAGGCTCAAATGCGACCAGCGAGGCAGTGAGGCTTTCAAGGCATGCGCAGCAGGTTGGTGCAGACGCAGTACTCTTGGTCAATCCGTACTACAACAAGCCTACCCAGAAGGGGTTGTACTATCACTTCAAGGCAATTGCAGACAGTGTCGATATTCCTTGTATCCTCTACAATATCAAGGGAAGGACCGGAGTAAACATTGAGACAGAGACCGTAAAGGCACTCAGTGATGCATGCTCCAACATCGTTGGTGTGAAGGAAGCCAGTGGAAGCCTGGAACAGATGCGTTCTGTCATTGATGCTACCCATGGCAAGTTCCATGTACTCAGCGGAGATGACAATCTCTCCATTCCCTTGGTGGAAAGTGGAGGGGATGGTGTTGTGTCAGTTGCCTCAAACATTGCTCCCGGGTATATTTCAAAGATGATCCACATGGCCCTCGAGGGGAAGTGGGAGCAGGCAAGGGAGATGGAAGCGAATCTCAGTGGTTTCTTCAAGGCATGTTTCCTGGAAACCAATCCGATTCCCATCAAGACTGCAATGGCCCGCTATGGTTGGTGCGAGGAGTCCTTCAGGCTTCCCATCTGCACCTTTGAACGTGAAGAGAATAGAAATGCCCTCTACGAAGAGCTGGACAAGCTTGAAGCACTGGGTGCAATCATAAGGAGATAA
- a CDS encoding YbgC/FadM family acyl-CoA thioesterase, whose translation MHSFTIRVYYSDTDCGGIVYHARYLDFAEHARTELLREVAQSQGIDGSQSSMIELGKMAFVVKSITVDYQRPGRLDDLLEVCTEIESEKRFSITFIQTVKRGEEVLCVLKVRVASINTETLRPTPLPTWFTQAVQAL comes from the coding sequence ATGCATTCATTCACGATACGAGTGTATTACAGCGATACCGATTGTGGTGGCATTGTCTACCACGCTCGGTATCTTGATTTTGCGGAGCATGCCCGCACTGAATTACTAAGGGAAGTGGCCCAGAGCCAGGGGATTGATGGTTCCCAGAGCAGTATGATTGAACTGGGAAAGATGGCCTTTGTGGTGAAATCAATCACAGTGGACTACCAGAGGCCAGGGCGTCTGGATGATCTCTTGGAAGTATGTACGGAAATCGAGAGTGAGAAGCGCTTCTCCATAACCTTCATCCAGACGGTGAAGCGGGGTGAGGAGGTGCTTTGTGTGCTCAAGGTGCGGGTTGCCTCGATCAATACCGAGACACTCCGCCCCACACCACTGCCTACCTGGTTTACCCAGGCCGTACAGGCACTCTGA